The Mycolicibacterium aichiense region ACTTACCCGCTCTCGGAGGCGCAGACCGACCGGTTCATGCTCAAAGAAGTTCTGCGCTATCCCTCTCCGCAGGAGGAGGCCGAAGTCGTCTTCCGGATCGATGCCGGCGTCTACGACCGGTCGGCAACCCCGCAACCGGTGGCCAGTCTCGACGAGATCCGGCAACTACAGCGCATCGTCGCCGGTGTGCACATGGATCCTGTTCTGGTGCACTACACAACGCAGCTGGTGCACGTGACTCGCAACCCCGCGCAATTCCTGTCGCCGCAGCTTGCTCGCCTTGTCGAATATGGCGCGAGCCCCCGGGCGTCGATCGCCTTCTGCAAAGCGGCACGGGCGGCGGCGATCCTGGCGGGCCGCAACCATGTGATCCCCGACGATATTCGCAACCTCGCCCAACGGGTGCTACGGCATCGCCTGATCCTGGGATTCGAGGCAGTCAACATCAATGTCACTCCCGAAATGGTGATCGACGCTGTGCTGCAGTCGGTCCGGGTGCCGTGACCGATCCTCATGGGTAGGCATCTCAATCTCGCCAAGTCCTATTTCGGCACCGACACGCGTGGAATTCTCGAAGGCGGTCGGTATGCGTTGCTGCATTCGCGAAGCCTGGAGCTCGACGATTTGCGGCCGTATGTGGCCGGTGACGATGTCCGGGATATCGACTGGAGGGCTTCCGCGCGTTCGGGATCCGTGCTGACCAAACGATTCGTCTCCGAGAAGCACCACAAGATTCTGCTGGTCGCCGACACCGGCAGGAACATGACGGCGCTGGCACCCAGCGGCGAGGTGAAGCGCGTGGTGGCCGCCAACGTGATGGGCGCGGTCGGCCTCATCGCGCTGGGCCGCAGCGACGAGGTCGGCATGGTGTACGGCGACAGCACCGGATCGGCGACGATCAGGAACCGGCGCAGTGAGACCCACATCGAGAGCATGCTGGAACGCTTCCATTCCCGCAGCGCTGAGGACGTCGGAACCAGTGAGATCGTCGGCCAGCTCAATTACGTCGTGCGCGCGCATCGCCGGCGGCTGCTTCTGATCATCGTGTCCGACGAACCGGACGTCAGCAGCGACCTGGAGGAAGTGCTCAAGCAATTGCAAGGGCGTCACGATCTGATCTGGCTGATGATCACCGATATGCCTGCCGTCGGCGGAGTCGACGGCGAACAGGACGGCTATGACGTGGCCACCGGAGGGTTCGTGCCCAACGGATACGCGCTGGGGCCGCGAGTCCTGAACGCTTATCGCGCCGCCGAGCAGCACCGGGTTGCCCAGCTCGACGAGTTCCTCTCCGTCAACGGCGTGCGTTTCAGCCGGATCGACGGCAGCGCCGACATCCGCAGGGGTCTTGTTGCGGTGAGTGAGAGCTAGGGCGATGCCATCTGACGACCTACTGCGGTTCATCGGCGGCCCACTGCCGTACTCCGGCTGGTGGTTGCTGCTCGGTATTCTGCTGGTCGCAACCGTGATCGCATGGTGTGCCGGTGTTTTCGTGTGGACACTGTCGCCGGGACGGCTGCGGGCACTGCCGGTGATCAACCGGATCCATGCCGGGCTGACGCGGCGCCGATTCATCCGCGCGGTGCGAGGCGCCTTCGATCAATACCGCGCCGGCGTCATCAGTGGTCCGCAGGCGGGTGCGGCAATCAGCCGGAGCGTGCGCAGTTTTCTGTTCGTGTCCACCGGTGTGCGGGCGCAGTACCTTCACATCAGCGACATGGCCGACGGTCCGCTCGCCGCGGCGGCGCCGCTGTTGACGCGCCTCAACGATGTCCAATTCAGTACCAACCCATCGAATGATATTGCCGCGCTGGGTCGGTCAGCCGAGGAGTTGATCTCGACGTGGACCTGAGGTGGTGGCCACTGGCGGTGGCCGGGGCGATGTTGCTGCTCGTCGCGATCGTGGTCGCCTGGTTTTCGCCGATGGCCCGGGTGCAACGGTCATTACGACCCTTGGCGCACGTCGACCGCCTCACCCGGTTGCCCGAGTACCTGCGGATTTACCGGGTCTACCTGCTGTCGGTAGTGGTGACCGCGGTGCTGCTGGTTGTCACGTTCGGTGCGACCCTGGTCGCCGCCGCCCGCCCGGTCGGGTTGTCCTCGTCGACGGAGACGTTCGACGCTGCCCACCCCGAGGACATCATGCTGTGCGTCGGGCAGCCGGTCACCGACCCGACCACCGCGGGATTTCTGGACTACTATGCGCGGCAGTCCAAATCGTTCGGCACCCAGCGACTCGGTCTGACATCTCCGACGCTGCGCATCATTCCGCTCACCCGTGACGCCGAGTACATTGCGCAGCGTTTGACCGGCCTGACCCAGCTCGCCCGTCTGCAACAGGACCTGGACACCGGGGCGCAGGTCTCCGCGGTGGACCGCGACAAGCTCGCCACTGGGGTGGAGGCGTTCTCACATCCGGTGGGCTACGTCGACTACGCCCAAAGCATCGAGGACATCCTGGCGCTGTGCATGACGGGTTTTCCGTCGTTCGAGAGCAAGGGCACGCATCGGCGGCAGCTGGTCTACCTCGGCTACACCGACCTGCGCGGCGCTGACGAGCAACGCCGGTCGCTGTTTTCGGCACAGGCGCTGCAGCAGATGGCGTCGGCGGGCGGCATTCAGCTCAACGTCCTGGCCCGCTCGGACGTCGTCGCTGAATCCACTCAGGGCAACGACGCGGTGCGCTCGCTCGTCGAATCGACCGGGGGTCGGTTCAGCCTCTACAACCCCGCCGGTGCGGCGCTGTCGGATGCAGGCACCGATCCGGCGCTGAGTCGGCAGCTGGACCAGATCGGCAGCAACCCGCCGTCGGCGGAACTGCCCGGGGGACAGGTGATCACCAGTCGATCGATGGATTCACCGGGACCGGTACTCGTCGTGGCGCTCGTCGCGGCCGGCATCCTCAGTGTTTCGCTGGCGGTGCTGCGGCGATGACATTCGTTCCAGTAATTCCGTTGCTGCCCTTGATCATCGGGGCGGTAGTGCTGCTTGTCATCCGGATGGTCGCCCTCTATCGGATTCTGGTCCGCACCGGACCGGGGCGATACCGGCGGGTGGTGGCCAGATGGAGCGGCCTGACGCTTGCGATCCTGTTCATCGTCATGGCGGCCTTGCGACCCGGGTTCGACAACGACCAAGCCAGCCAGTCGATCCAATTGAACGGCGCCAAGAGTGACCAGAATGTCAACGTCTTCTTCGTCGTGGACCGATCGGTCAATTCCCGCGTCGAAGACTATGGCGACGGCAAATCGCGGATGTCGGGAATACGCGCCGACATCGGCGCCCTCATCGACGAGTACTCGCACGCGCGGTTCGGTCTGATTTCGTTCGCGAGTAAGGCGGGAACGGACTGGCCGCTATCCGACGACGCATGGAGCCTTCATTCGATGGTCAAGGGGCTGTCGCCCTACACCCTCGTCACGCCCGACGCGATGTACCAAGCCGATGCGTTTGCCGCTCGAGATGTCCTGCGCAGCAAGGTAGAAGAAGCGACCAGACTGTTCCCCGGCTCCACCAACGTGGTGTTCTACCTTGGCGAGGGTGCCCCCGGATCCCGGGTTCCCAACACCTCGTTCGACCTGCCCGCCGGCGCGGTCGCCGGCGGCGCGGTCCTCGGCTACGGCAGCGTCGCCGGCGGTCCGATCCCGCTGGGTTGGTCGAACGGCAACAAGGTGTACGCGGGTGATCCAGGTGGCGGTGCCGCGCTCAACTCGTCGATCGATGAAGGTCGGCTCAAAGAGGTCGCATCCCAGCTTGGTGTGCCGTACTTCCATCGGGAAAGTGCCCAGCCCGTCAGCGGCGTCGTGCCGGTGATCGAGGCGAAGGACCAGCACAACGACGTCGCGACGACATTGAAACTGATCGACCGGTGGGAGCTCTACTGGATTTTCGCCCTGTTGGCAGTGCTACTGGTGCTGGCCGAGATCGTGGCGACCATCCGGGAATATCGCCGCAATCGGATGTCGCGCAGGGACGCCTGGTGATGTTGGACAGGAGGCGGACCACGCGGTTCAGGGAGGTGTTCCAGCGACTCCGGCCGTCTCGTGCAGCGTCGCGCAGAATCCGACTCCGCCGTCGACTCTTGGCGTTCTCCGCGCCGGTCATCGTGCTACTACTCTTGTTGGCGGCCAAGCTGATTGGCGTCGTCATGGTGGGCAACAGCACGATCGCCGACTTCGCCGCGCACGACATCGACGCGCTGCACGAGGACGTCGCGCGACTCCAGGTGTTCGACGTGATCGAGCCGGGCAAGTCCACCTTTGCGGCCGGGGACTTGGCGGTGCTGGAAGGCGAACTGGATCGGGCCGAACGGCAGTTCGCCGATGCGCTGAACCGGATTTCGGACGGCGAGTCATGCCCGGTGCGCATCAACGTGGAATTGGTGCGCGAGACGATGGGGGATCTGGCGACGCGCGCGGGCAACCGAGAGCGTGCGCAGCAGAGCTACACCGACGCACTGACGGTCGTCCAGCAAGCGCCTGGCGGCTGCTTCGCCGGCAATGACGATCCGAACCAGGACCGCCGTGCCACCCGCGCCGACTCGATTCCGCGGCTCGAACGCAAACTGGCCAATTTGCAGGCACCACCCGCCACGCCGTTGCCGCCGCCCGCCCAGATCGGTCCGCAGTCGCCGCCGACCTCGTTGACCCCGACGTCGGTGCCGCCGCTGCCGGGGCTGGGCCCGCCTCCCGAGCAGGGCCCCGGCCCGTCGCCGGGTCCTGGACCCGGTCCGAGCCCGGCGCCTGGGCCAGGGCCCAATATGCCGCAGCTTCCGCAGAACGGCGGCGGCCAGGTGCCCGTCGTCGGGCCCGACGACGGCGGGGACGGCCCAGGCGCGCTAGACCCGGTCTCTCCAGATCGGCTGCCTACAGCGGGCGACGGGGCCGCGGCACCGGCTCATCGGCTCGGCCCCGGCGACCCGCTGGACAAGCTTCGGGATCTGCTGGACAACTCCAACGCCACCGGCGACAACCGGGAGTAGCGCCGGCTCAGCGCAGAATCGTCGCGACGATCCCGGCCAGGTAGCCCAGCCGGGCCACCTCGGAGGGACGGAACAGCGGCCCGCCCGGGCGGCCCAGTAGCACCGCGGTGTTGGGGTCACCCAGTGGCGCGGCGGCCAGTGTGGTGTCCATGTCACGCCAGGCCTGCGGCACCCAGTCAGCGGTGCCGTCGAGGGCCTCCGCGTGTGCGAGCGGCAGCCACGGCGCGGAGGTCGCCGCAGTCTCCGGCGCGCCGGAACTGCCGACCACGCGTTCCAGGCCTGACTCCGACATCCGCGCCACCGTGCAGAAGCCCACCCGCAGCACCCGTGGCGCCTCGTCGGCAAGCACCTGCAGCTTGTCGGCGCGGTTGCCGGCCGCGGCAATGTGGTCGATGAGCTCCAGCTCGCGATGGGCTTCCAACAGCCCGGTGTGCGGCCGGATGGTGTCGACCCGCACGCCCTTGATGTGTTCGGCGGCTGTGATCAGCATGTCGGGCATGGCGCCCAGCGGGAGCTCGACGACCAGATCGTCGATCGCCCAGCCGGGGCCCCGCTCGACCACGTCGAGCGACAGGATGTCTGCGCCGACGGTGCCCAGCGCCACGGCGAGCGAGCCGAGGCTACCGGGCCGGTCGGCCAGCTGGACCCGCAGCAGATACGAAGGCACGCGGACACTGTTTCACAGCCGCCTGGACTCAGCATTCCGGCAGGGTCGGCCACGCTCACCCCCAGAGTGCAGTTGTCGGCGACTGCTCTCGAGGTTCGTGCGCAGCACCTGCAGTCTCGGCGAGGCGGGGGTTTCACCTAGGCTTGACCACCGTGTCCCAGATCTCCCGCGACGATGTCGCCCGGCTCGCCAAGCTGGCCCGGCTGGCCCTGACCGACAACGAACTCGAGAGCTTCGCCGGCCAGCTCGACGCCATCCTGGAGCACGTCAGCCAGATTCAGGCCGTCGACACCGCAGACGTGAAGCCGACCGACAATCCCCTGAAAGACACCAACGTCACCAGGCCCGACGTGGTTCAGCAGTGCCTGACCCAGGCTGAAGCGCTCGCCGAGGCGCCGGCCGCAGAGGAGGGCCGCTTCGCGGTCCCGCAGATTTTGGGGGAGCCCCAGTGAGCGACTTGATCCGGCTCGACGCCGCCACTCTTGGCGAGAAGATCGCGGCCAAGGAGGTCTCCTCGGTCGAGGTGACCCAGGCCTGCCTGGACCAGATCGCCGCCACCGACGAGCGCTACCACGCCTTCTTGCACGTCGCCGCCGACGAAGCGCTCGCCAGTGCCGCCCGCGTCGACGCCGCCGTCGCCGCCGGGGAGACGCTGCCATCGCCGCTGGCCGGCGTGCCGCTGGCGCTCAAGGACGTTTTCACCACCGTCGACATGCCGACGACGTGCGGCTCGAAGATCCTCGAGGGCTGGACGTCGCCGTACGACGCGACTTTGACTGCCCGGCTGCGCGC contains the following coding sequences:
- a CDS encoding AAA family ATPase, whose protein sequence is MTATARAQPNQQDMDHAYRVVAAISSVFSAKVVGQDYLRETLLLGLLTGGHILLEGVPGLAKTTAARVVADAISGGFNRIQCTPDLLPSDIVGTQIFDSTTNSFHTQLGPVHANVVLLDEINRSSAKTQSAMLEAMEERQTTLAGKMYPIPEPFLVIATQNPVDQEGTYPLSEAQTDRFMLKEVLRYPSPQEEAEVVFRIDAGVYDRSATPQPVASLDEIRQLQRIVAGVHMDPVLVHYTTQLVHVTRNPAQFLSPQLARLVEYGASPRASIAFCKAARAAAILAGRNHVIPDDIRNLAQRVLRHRLILGFEAVNINVTPEMVIDAVLQSVRVP
- the gatC gene encoding Asp-tRNA(Asn)/Glu-tRNA(Gln) amidotransferase subunit GatC, producing the protein MSQISRDDVARLAKLARLALTDNELESFAGQLDAILEHVSQIQAVDTADVKPTDNPLKDTNVTRPDVVQQCLTQAEALAEAPAAEEGRFAVPQILGEPQ
- a CDS encoding DUF58 domain-containing protein, which encodes MGRHLNLAKSYFGTDTRGILEGGRYALLHSRSLELDDLRPYVAGDDVRDIDWRASARSGSVLTKRFVSEKHHKILLVADTGRNMTALAPSGEVKRVVAANVMGAVGLIALGRSDEVGMVYGDSTGSATIRNRRSETHIESMLERFHSRSAEDVGTSEIVGQLNYVVRAHRRRLLLIIVSDEPDVSSDLEEVLKQLQGRHDLIWLMITDMPAVGGVDGEQDGYDVATGGFVPNGYALGPRVLNAYRAAEQHRVAQLDEFLSVNGVRFSRIDGSADIRRGLVAVSES
- a CDS encoding VWA domain-containing protein, with product MTFVPVIPLLPLIIGAVVLLVIRMVALYRILVRTGPGRYRRVVARWSGLTLAILFIVMAALRPGFDNDQASQSIQLNGAKSDQNVNVFFVVDRSVNSRVEDYGDGKSRMSGIRADIGALIDEYSHARFGLISFASKAGTDWPLSDDAWSLHSMVKGLSPYTLVTPDAMYQADAFAARDVLRSKVEEATRLFPGSTNVVFYLGEGAPGSRVPNTSFDLPAGAVAGGAVLGYGSVAGGPIPLGWSNGNKVYAGDPGGGAALNSSIDEGRLKEVASQLGVPYFHRESAQPVSGVVPVIEAKDQHNDVATTLKLIDRWELYWIFALLAVLLVLAEIVATIREYRRNRMSRRDAW
- a CDS encoding amino acid-binding protein; its protein translation is MPSYLLRVQLADRPGSLGSLAVALGTVGADILSLDVVERGPGWAIDDLVVELPLGAMPDMLITAAEHIKGVRVDTIRPHTGLLEAHRELELIDHIAAAGNRADKLQVLADEAPRVLRVGFCTVARMSESGLERVVGSSGAPETAATSAPWLPLAHAEALDGTADWVPQAWRDMDTTLAAAPLGDPNTAVLLGRPGGPLFRPSEVARLGYLAGIVATILR